In Pleurocapsa sp. PCC 7319, the following are encoded in one genomic region:
- a CDS encoding glycosyltransferase family 4 protein: MSIKSKLWSKTTRKTFVKAFQKKRPTKDLIAKNFNLLIITQFFPPDYAATGQLIQELANQLGQKNIQVNIFTGQPGYAYKQKKAPAKEIRNNVAIQRSRASRFWSQRIRGKTLNGIVFALRSACYLFKNAHKNDLVILTTAPPFLAIIGFLAKCFLGINYICLVYDLYPEVAVELGVISQNNLVTKLWNKINTIVWNKSKKVVVLSETMKQRIIAKNLFVPSKISVIHNWADAEWIKPLKKQKNWFARQYGINHKFTVLYSGNFGLCHDLDTVLGAMKILKNQPVQFVFIGAGAKHDICRQRVLEFNLKNSIFLPYQDRDKLPYSLTACDLALVSIAPGLEGIIVPSKVYGIMAAGKAIAAICESHSYLRKLITDAECGAYFNNNCSEDLAKFILTLASNPELTARMGISGRNYMQKNFTPQIIAQKYCEILDIDSSFNVIDNKLERKKVSQDKFLPTRYIKQRYTNI; this comes from the coding sequence GTGTCTATCAAATCGAAGTTGTGGTCAAAAACTACAAGAAAGACTTTCGTAAAAGCTTTTCAAAAAAAAAGACCTACAAAAGATTTAATAGCTAAAAATTTTAATTTATTAATAATTACTCAATTCTTTCCACCAGATTATGCTGCTACTGGTCAATTAATTCAAGAACTAGCAAATCAGTTAGGACAAAAAAACATCCAAGTTAATATCTTTACAGGACAACCAGGATATGCTTATAAACAAAAAAAAGCACCAGCTAAAGAAATCAGAAATAATGTAGCTATACAACGTTCTAGAGCATCACGATTTTGGTCTCAGAGAATTCGAGGGAAAACATTAAATGGGATTGTATTTGCTCTTAGATCAGCTTGTTATTTATTTAAAAATGCTCATAAAAATGATCTTGTTATATTAACTACTGCACCTCCTTTCCTCGCAATCATTGGTTTTTTGGCAAAGTGTTTTTTGGGAATTAATTATATATGTTTGGTTTATGATTTGTATCCTGAGGTTGCTGTAGAATTGGGTGTTATTTCTCAAAATAATTTAGTGACTAAATTATGGAACAAAATTAATACTATTGTTTGGAATAAAAGCAAAAAAGTAGTGGTATTAAGCGAAACAATGAAACAAAGAATTATTGCTAAAAATTTGTTTGTTCCATCAAAAATTTCGGTGATTCATAATTGGGCAGATGCAGAATGGATAAAACCATTAAAAAAACAAAAAAATTGGTTTGCTCGTCAGTATGGAATAAACCATAAATTCACAGTTTTATATTCTGGTAATTTCGGTTTATGTCATGATTTAGATACAGTTTTAGGAGCCATGAAAATACTCAAAAACCAGCCTGTTCAATTTGTATTTATTGGTGCTGGAGCTAAACACGATATTTGTCGCCAAAGAGTCTTAGAATTTAACCTAAAGAATAGTATTTTTCTGCCGTATCAAGATAGAGATAAATTACCTTATTCTTTGACTGCTTGTGACTTAGCTTTAGTGAGTATAGCACCTGGTTTAGAGGGCATAATTGTCCCTAGTAAAGTATACGGAATTATGGCAGCAGGTAAAGCGATCGCCGCTATTTGTGAATCTCATTCTTATCTACGTAAATTAATTACAGATGCTGAATGTGGGGCGTATTTTAATAACAATTGCAGCGAGGATTTAGCAAAATTTATTTTAACTTTAGCTTCCAATCCAGAGTTAACCGCGCGGATGGGTATTTCTGGTCGTAACTATATGCAAAAAAACTTTACTCCTCAAATTATTGCTCAAAAATATTGTGAAATTCTAGATATTGATTCTAGCTTTAATGTTATCGATAATAAATTAGAACGAAAAAAAGTTAGTCAAGATAAATTTTTACCTACCCGCTATATAAAACAAAGATATACCAATATTTAA
- the hpsU gene encoding hormogonium polysaccharide biosynthesis acetyltransferase HpsU, with translation MTEKDILLKQKHYEIDVDEDSLVDLSSYNLSNFNLGKPKWFVMVWWLIQALLFPLSLHNHNNFRCFILRLFGAKIGKDVVIRPTARITYPWKVDIGNYTWIGDDVVFYSLDQIKIGSHCVISQKSYLCTGSHNIEDKSFSLITAPISIGNGTWIATDCFVAPGISVGSNSVIGARSSVMKSIPARQVAWGSPCTVRYPRVIKS, from the coding sequence ATGACAGAAAAAGATATTTTACTTAAGCAAAAACATTATGAAATAGATGTAGATGAAGATTCTTTAGTGGATTTAAGCTCTTACAATCTATCTAACTTTAATCTGGGCAAACCTAAGTGGTTTGTAATGGTATGGTGGCTAATTCAAGCATTATTATTTCCGCTCAGCTTACATAATCATAATAATTTTCGCTGTTTTATCTTACGTTTATTTGGCGCAAAAATTGGCAAAGATGTCGTTATCCGACCAACTGCTCGCATTACTTATCCTTGGAAAGTGGATATTGGCAACTATACCTGGATCGGAGATGATGTAGTTTTCTATAGTCTTGACCAAATAAAAATCGGTTCTCATTGTGTGATTTCTCAGAAATCTTATCTTTGTACAGGTAGCCATAATATTGAAGATAAATCATTTAGTCTCATCACTGCACCAATCTCAATTGGTAATGGCACTTGGATTGCTACAGATTGCTTTGTTGCGCCAGGAATTAGTGTTGGTTCAAACAGTGTTATTGGTGCCAGGAGTAGCGTGATGAAGAGTATTCCTGCTCGACAAGTTGCTTGGGGTAGTCCATGTACCGTGCGTTATCCTAGGGTGATTAAATCTTAA
- a CDS encoding protochlorophyllide reductase, whose product MVQESTVIVTGASSGVGLYAAKALANRGWHVVMACRNLPKTEKAAERVSIPKDQYSIIHLDLASLDSVRQFVQDFRATGKSLDALVCNAAVYLPLEKEPQRSQDGYELSVATNHLGHFLLCNLMLEDLRKSQAPEKRLVILGTVTANPKELGGKIPIPAPPDLGDLKGLEEGFKAPITMIDGKTFKSGKAYKDSKLCNMLTMRELHDRYHQPTGIIFNALYPGCVAETQLFRNHFSLFRTIFPWFQKNITGGYVTEELAGERVAKVVADSGFNESGVYYSWGNRQQEDRAAFKQEISDEAMDANKGKRLWELTEKLVGLT is encoded by the coding sequence ATGGTACAAGAATCAACCGTTATCGTTACAGGCGCATCTTCTGGAGTCGGTTTATATGCAGCCAAAGCTTTAGCTAATCGAGGATGGCATGTAGTAATGGCTTGTCGCAACCTGCCCAAAACTGAAAAAGCGGCAGAGCGAGTTAGTATACCAAAAGATCAATATAGTATTATTCATCTCGATTTAGCCTCTTTAGATAGCGTACGTCAGTTTGTCCAAGATTTCCGCGCCACAGGGAAATCTCTCGATGCGCTGGTATGTAACGCTGCCGTCTATTTGCCGCTAGAAAAAGAGCCACAACGGAGCCAAGATGGCTATGAGTTGAGTGTTGCTACTAACCACCTAGGTCACTTTCTTTTATGCAATCTCATGTTGGAAGATTTAAGGAAGTCTCAAGCACCAGAAAAAAGACTGGTTATTTTAGGGACAGTTACCGCTAACCCGAAAGAATTAGGAGGTAAAATCCCTATTCCCGCACCACCAGACTTAGGCGACTTAAAAGGTCTGGAAGAAGGTTTTAAAGCCCCGATTACGATGATTGACGGTAAGACGTTTAAATCAGGAAAAGCTTATAAGGACAGTAAACTCTGCAATATGCTTACCATGCGCGAGCTACACGATCGCTATCATCAGCCTACGGGAATTATTTTTAATGCTCTTTACCCTGGATGTGTTGCCGAGACACAGTTATTCCGCAATCATTTTTCTTTATTTAGGACTATTTTTCCTTGGTTTCAGAAAAATATTACTGGAGGCTATGTAACAGAAGAATTAGCAGGAGAAAGAGTAGCGAAAGTTGTCGCTGACTCAGGATTTAATGAGTCTGGAGTCTACTATAGTTGGGGTAATCGGCAACAAGAAGACCGTGCAGCTTTTAAGCAGGAAATTTCTGATGAGGCTATGGATGCTAACAAAGGTAAACGCCTGTGGGAATTGACTGAAAAGCTAGTAGGACTTACTTAA
- a CDS encoding DUF433 domain-containing protein, giving the protein MDRIAVNPQIHFGKPCIAGTRVTVQSVLELLNEGLSFNNIIQEYYPELEISDIKACLEYAIALIAAEDINLVFA; this is encoded by the coding sequence ATGGACAGAATTGCCGTTAATCCTCAAATTCATTTTGGTAAACCTTGTATAGCAGGTACGCGCGTAACGGTGCAAAGTGTTTTAGAACTTCTTAATGAGGGGTTATCTTTCAATAATATTATTCAAGAGTATTATCCCGAGCTAGAAATCTCAGATATTAAAGCCTGTTTAGAATATGCCATTGCCTTGATAGCGGCTGAAGATATCAATCTCGTATTTGCATAA
- a CDS encoding DUF5615 family PIN-like protein — MKFLFDQDVYAITAKFLISSGYDLIHVTEISLSQASDEEILKIAQEQNLIIITRDRDYGNLVFVRLMGAGVIYLRMLPNTLNEVHQELIRVLETYSEQDLSKAFVVVESNGHKFRKLSF; from the coding sequence GTGAAATTTTTATTCGATCAAGATGTATATGCTATCACGGCTAAATTTTTGATTAGTTCTGGATATGATTTGATTCATGTTACGGAAATTAGTCTTTCACAAGCTAGTGACGAAGAAATACTCAAAATAGCTCAAGAACAAAACCTAATTATAATTACGCGAGATAGAGATTATGGAAATTTAGTTTTTGTCAGACTAATGGGTGCTGGAGTAATTTATCTTCGGATGTTGCCTAATACTTTAAATGAAGTCCACCAAGAACTGATACGGGTATTAGAAACTTATTCTGAACAAGATTTATCAAAAGCTTTTGTGGTTGTGGAGTCTAACGGACATAAATTTAGAAAACTATCTTTTTAA
- a CDS encoding CHAT domain-containing protein, whose translation MRLISAHWLRQSLFRTVQRSLIIGLWALTISLGIHSHSKIQAQTSESALVLIEESKEYYDRGQFVAATEALQQALQIYQRSGERIQQARTFSLLSLAYEQLGEWQQAEKAITKSLSILDTLPKSIETKAQNQSFLDRVRAQVLNRQGRWQLARGQAKAAIETAEKAELFYTRSGDTQGIFISKINQAQAWQTLGFFRRTTKILDGLVQQLEDQPPSLIQVNSLNSLGSLFRQQGNLERSSEILSKSLALAQKLNLDSEISPVLLNLGNTKQALASQARSLNDLEQANNYQQQAEKHYQQVIVTASFPLNRIQAQLNQFRLLIDSELLVQQKPNPNFTAQNFIFPISQALEKLPASRQTIYANINFARSLMKIPSTSNYESLITTTLNKAIAQAQSLEDPRSESFAIGTLGQFYEQTDKLQLAQKLTNSALAIAQKMNAPDLSYKWEWQLGRLLANEQKRQQAISAYTEAVNDLQLLRRDLAAINTDIQFSFREQVEPVYRQLVGLLLQHDSQQELSQQNLRQARQAIESLQLAQLENFFRSACLNAEPEQLDRIVESDPTTAVFYPIILPERFEVIFKLPGQKRLQHYHSDRPQAEVKEVLAQLQQYLNEPDRTSDVKKLSQELYSWLIEPVATELETSQVKTLVFVLDGALRNIPMGVLYDSQNQQYLLEKYAIAVAPGLQLLDPKPLAGNPLNALIGGLEEERQVGGKEFSRLNNVSLELKQIQSQVAKGEQLLDRSFTSDNLRDRIDREDFSVIHLATHGQFSSQLEETFILTWNQLLKISDLDDLLQLNNPQRNSIELLVLSACETAVGDERAALGLAGIAVRAGARSTLATLWAVDDLSTARLMGEFYRQLANNQISKAEALRRAQLELWKEQSQDWQRPYFWASYILVGNWL comes from the coding sequence GTGCGATTGATCTCTGCACATTGGCTTCGCCAATCGCTTTTTAGAACTGTTCAGCGATCGCTTATTATTGGGCTATGGGCTTTGACTATTAGTCTTGGTATTCACAGTCATTCTAAGATACAAGCACAAACTTCAGAATCGGCTCTAGTTCTAATTGAAGAAAGTAAAGAATATTATGATCGTGGGCAGTTTGTTGCAGCTACCGAAGCCTTACAACAAGCATTGCAAATCTACCAAAGATCGGGAGAACGGATACAACAAGCACGAACTTTTAGTCTGCTATCCCTAGCTTACGAGCAGTTAGGAGAGTGGCAACAAGCTGAGAAAGCAATTACCAAAAGCTTATCTATCCTCGATACATTACCTAAAAGTATAGAAACTAAAGCCCAAAACCAATCTTTTCTAGATCGCGTCCGCGCTCAAGTATTAAATCGTCAGGGACGTTGGCAATTAGCTAGGGGACAAGCGAAAGCTGCTATAGAGACAGCAGAAAAAGCCGAGTTGTTCTATACTCGCTCTGGAGATACTCAAGGAATATTTATCAGTAAAATTAATCAGGCTCAAGCATGGCAAACCTTAGGCTTTTTTCGTCGTACTACTAAAATCTTAGATGGATTAGTCCAACAGCTTGAAGATCAGCCACCGTCTCTAATTCAAGTCAATAGTTTAAACAGTTTGGGTAGTCTATTCCGTCAGCAAGGAAATTTAGAGCGTTCATCAGAAATTCTCAGCAAAAGTTTGGCATTAGCTCAAAAACTAAACCTTGATTCTGAAATCAGCCCCGTTTTACTCAACTTAGGTAACACTAAACAAGCATTAGCCAGTCAAGCGAGGAGTTTAAACGATCTTGAGCAAGCAAATAATTACCAGCAGCAGGCTGAAAAACACTATCAACAAGTAATTGTAACTGCTAGTTTTCCCCTCAATCGAATTCAAGCTCAGTTAAATCAATTTAGATTGTTAATTGACAGTGAGCTATTAGTTCAACAAAAGCCTAATCCCAATTTTACAGCTCAAAATTTTATATTTCCCATTAGTCAAGCTCTGGAGAAATTACCCGCTAGTAGACAAACCATTTATGCAAATATCAATTTTGCTCGCAGTTTAATGAAAATCCCCTCTACTAGTAATTATGAATCACTCATTACCACAACCTTGAATAAAGCGATCGCCCAAGCGCAAAGTTTAGAAGATCCCCGCTCAGAATCTTTTGCTATCGGTACCCTAGGACAATTTTACGAACAAACTGACAAGTTACAACTTGCTCAAAAACTAACTAACTCGGCTCTGGCGATCGCCCAAAAGATGAATGCTCCCGATCTTAGCTACAAGTGGGAGTGGCAGTTAGGTCGATTATTGGCAAATGAACAAAAAAGACAACAGGCAATTAGTGCTTATACGGAAGCTGTAAATGACCTACAACTATTAAGACGTGACTTGGCAGCAATCAATACCGACATTCAGTTTTCTTTTCGGGAACAAGTCGAACCAGTTTATCGGCAGTTAGTAGGATTACTGCTTCAGCACGATAGTCAACAAGAACTTAGTCAGCAAAATCTGCGCCAAGCTCGTCAGGCGATCGAATCTCTACAACTAGCTCAACTAGAAAATTTCTTTCGTTCGGCTTGTTTAAATGCAGAGCCAGAACAACTCGATCGCATCGTCGAATCAGATCCTACCACAGCAGTTTTTTACCCGATTATTCTGCCTGAACGGTTTGAAGTTATTTTCAAATTACCAGGACAAAAAAGACTACAACACTATCACAGCGATCGCCCTCAAGCTGAAGTCAAAGAAGTATTAGCTCAACTACAGCAGTATCTTAATGAACCCGACCGTACCAGCGATGTTAAAAAACTATCTCAGGAGCTATATAGTTGGTTAATTGAGCCGGTGGCTACTGAGTTGGAAACAAGTCAAGTGAAAACTTTGGTCTTTGTTCTTGATGGTGCTTTACGTAATATTCCGATGGGGGTGCTTTACGATTCCCAAAATCAACAGTATTTGCTCGAAAAATATGCGATCGCCGTTGCTCCTGGGTTACAGCTATTAGACCCTAAGCCTTTGGCTGGCAATCCCTTGAACGCTCTAATTGGTGGCTTGGAAGAAGAACGGCAAGTAGGAGGAAAAGAGTTTTCTCGTCTTAATAACGTTAGTTTAGAGTTAAAACAAATACAATCTCAGGTGGCTAAAGGAGAACAACTATTAGATCGCTCTTTTACCAGCGATAATTTACGCGATCGCATTGATCGAGAAGACTTTTCCGTAATTCATTTGGCAACTCACGGTCAGTTTAGCTCTCAGTTAGAAGAAACGTTTATCTTGACCTGGAACCAATTACTTAAAATTAGCGATCTTGACGATCTACTTCAGCTCAATAATCCTCAACGTAACAGTATTGAGTTACTAGTGTTGAGTGCCTGCGAAACCGCTGTCGGAGACGAAAGAGCTGCTCTAGGATTAGCGGGAATTGCGGTACGGGCGGGAGCGAGAAGTACTTTGGCAACCCTTTGGGCAGTGGATGACCTTTCCACCGCTAGACTGATGGGCGAATTTTATCGCCAGTTAGCAAATAATCAAATTAGTAAGGCTGAAGCCCTGCGCCGCGCTCAATTAGAACTTTGGAAAGAACAAAGCCAGGATTGGCAACGTCCTTATTTTTGGGCTTCTTACATTTTGGTTGGTAATTGGCTCTAA
- a CDS encoding pentapeptide repeat-containing protein, whose product MKSTELLQQYAAGRRDFININCRDRDLSWEDLRGIDLSHADLSISVLEGVDLTAAILIETDLSRTDLSAANFYQANLCFADLRGADLRGAELTNANLLGADLRGASLAGADLSGAVIPNGNIMPERTIIRGRKTITSY is encoded by the coding sequence ATGAAAAGTACAGAATTATTGCAACAATATGCTGCTGGTAGACGTGACTTCATCAATATAAATTGTCGCGATCGCGATCTGAGCTGGGAAGATTTGCGAGGAATCGATCTGAGTCATGCAGATCTTAGTATTTCGGTTCTAGAAGGTGTTGACCTAACAGCTGCGATCCTGATAGAAACTGATCTATCTCGTACTGATTTAAGCGCAGCCAATTTTTACCAAGCTAATTTGTGTTTTGCAGACTTAAGAGGTGCAGATTTACGAGGTGCTGAACTAACTAATGCTAACTTGCTGGGTGCAGATTTAAGGGGTGCCAGTCTAGCTGGAGCAGATTTAAGTGGTGCCGTTATTCCCAATGGAAATATAATGCCTGAACGAACGATTATTCGAGGCAGGAAGACAATAACTTCTTATTAA
- a CDS encoding GUN4 domain-containing protein, with protein MSPTKTQSSDRSESDRSEIEQLKKRISSLEEKLLRVSNIYRYETLQNLLKEGKWLEADKETVRLILAIAGQAEIENLRPSEIEHIDCSELQVIDRLWLTYSDNRFGFSLQVKMYQDVGGNEQTTIEQNTQLIEKWGDRLGWRQSGQWLKCSDLNYSEDAAKGSLPGLWWNSPYGSKMTNYFLARLMNCNL; from the coding sequence ATGTCTCCAACAAAGACTCAATCTTCTGACCGTAGTGAATCTGACCGTAGTGAAATAGAGCAACTAAAAAAAAGAATTAGTAGTCTTGAAGAAAAACTGTTGAGGGTTAGTAATATCTATCGATATGAAACCCTGCAAAATCTTTTAAAAGAAGGTAAATGGTTAGAAGCGGACAAAGAAACTGTACGACTAATCTTGGCGATCGCCGGTCAGGCAGAAATAGAGAATCTGCGTCCTAGTGAAATTGAACACATTGATTGCAGCGAATTGCAGGTAATTGACCGTCTGTGGCTTACTTATAGTGACAATCGTTTTGGCTTTAGCCTTCAGGTAAAAATGTATCAAGATGTGGGTGGCAATGAGCAAACCACTATTGAACAAAATACTCAACTGATTGAAAAATGGGGCGATCGCTTAGGATGGCGCCAAAGTGGACAATGGCTTAAATGTAGCGATTTAAACTACTCTGAAGACGCAGCCAAAGGAAGTCTACCTGGTCTTTGGTGGAATTCTCCCTATGGTTCTAAAATGACTAATTATTTTTTAGCGCGATTGATGAATTGTAATCTTTGA
- a CDS encoding SDR family oxidoreductase — protein MNTNARGVFLSMKYELPVMVNSGGGAIINNASVSAHVGFATISPYNASKHATLSLTKVAALEYADKNIRVNSISPGAVDTPMLRRALKAWNTDFETVAQDFPIKRIVAPEEIARGVMWLASAEPIAVVGTDIDATGGYLTK, from the coding sequence TTGAATACCAATGCCAGAGGTGTCTTTCTTTCCATGAAGTACGAACTACCAGTCATGGTAAATTCTGGAGGAGGGGCAATTATTAATAACGCTTCTGTTTCGGCTCATGTTGGTTTTGCTACTATCTCTCCTTACAACGCCAGCAAACACGCTACTCTATCTTTGACTAAGGTTGCTGCTTTAGAATATGCAGACAAAAATATTCGGGTCAATTCAATCTCTCCTGGTGCTGTAGATACGCCGATGCTGAGAAGGGCTTTAAAAGCTTGGAATACAGACTTTGAAACTGTAGCTCAAGATTTTCCGATTAAAAGAATTGTTGCTCCAGAAGAAATTGCCAGAGGAGTAATGTGGCTAGCATCTGCCGAACCGATTGCTGTTGTTGGTACAGACATAGATGCTACAGGAGGATATCTGACTAAATAA
- a CDS encoding nuclear transport factor 2 family protein — protein sequence MMKSKVLSRRHLALGGIGSLASLALLGKSSKTEASTPEHPNVAVVQRYYEAYGASDIESIRNEIFAPNITWTIPGHHPLAGTKQGADEVFAFFEQLNQAKFQAEVLFLGGNDNYVVDVHRGWSNLTDGENIDQTWALLYEIESDRIKSAVNFPGDQHAADAFFWRVYNLKPLPDRLVQ from the coding sequence ATGATGAAATCAAAAGTTTTATCCCGTCGTCATCTTGCCTTGGGAGGAATTGGAAGTTTGGCTAGTTTAGCTCTTTTAGGAAAATCCTCTAAAACTGAAGCTTCTACACCAGAACATCCTAATGTAGCAGTTGTCCAACGCTATTATGAAGCTTACGGTGCTTCAGATATTGAATCAATCCGGAATGAAATCTTTGCTCCTAATATTACCTGGACAATTCCTGGTCATCATCCACTAGCGGGAACCAAACAAGGTGCTGATGAAGTATTTGCTTTTTTTGAACAGCTTAATCAAGCCAAATTCCAAGCCGAAGTATTATTTCTGGGTGGTAACGATAACTATGTGGTGGATGTTCATCGCGGTTGGAGTAATTTAACCGATGGAGAAAATATAGATCAAACCTGGGCTTTGTTGTACGAGATTGAAAGCGACCGCATAAAGAGTGCAGTGAACTTTCCAGGCGATCAACACGCAGCCGATGCTTTTTTTTGGAGGGTTTATAACCTCAAGCCTTTGCCAGATCGCTTGGTACAGTGA
- a CDS encoding GNAT family N-acetyltransferase, translating into MKANLKLNLTPPRNIGKSFALVEADRPRGVRQIKAMAFWHPPKCNHINLIDKIRSGWLVAPFKLGRETYRRLSKVTNAFDKTKEEVLGDRQAWYLNNMVVAKELRGTGIGTKILKNQLESVVDHSGFPAILMTQRAANVRFYQ; encoded by the coding sequence TTGAAAGCTAACCTCAAACTCAATCTGACACCACCGCGAAACATTGGTAAGAGTTTTGCCCTGGTTGAAGCCGATCGCCCGCGAGGAGTTAGACAGATTAAAGCAATGGCTTTTTGGCATCCTCCAAAATGCAACCATATTAATCTGATCGATAAAATTAGATCTGGATGGTTAGTAGCCCCCTTCAAACTTGGCAGGGAGACTTATCGACGCTTATCAAAAGTGACGAACGCGTTCGACAAAACTAAAGAAGAAGTATTGGGCGATCGCCAAGCTTGGTATCTCAATAATATGGTGGTAGCCAAAGAACTTAGAGGAACTGGAATTGGTACTAAGATTCTAAAGAATCAGCTTGAATCGGTAGTCGATCATTCTGGCTTCCCTGCCATTTTAATGACTCAAAGAGCAGCTAACGTCAGATTTTATCAGTGA
- a CDS encoding class I SAM-dependent methyltransferase, with the protein MKQWYEELFENYGMKYDRESFVQGTIGECDFIEQEINYDKTTRILDIGCGTGRHSIELAKRGYTVIGIDLSESQLNRAKEKASAQNLSINFELQDARKLTLSNEFDLVIMLCEGGFSLMETDEMNFQILRNASNALKSKGKLIFTTLNGLFPLFHSVKEFFASATKEGNATYSNNSFDLMTFRDRHTIRIEDDLGNTKELECNERYYVPSEITWLLTTLNFKVIDIFAAKLGAFSRQDRLTTEDYEMLVIAEK; encoded by the coding sequence ATGAAACAGTGGTATGAAGAATTATTTGAAAACTATGGCATGAAATATGATCGCGAGAGTTTTGTCCAAGGAACAATCGGAGAATGTGATTTTATCGAACAAGAAATCAACTATGACAAAACTACGCGAATTTTAGATATTGGATGTGGAACTGGAAGACATTCTATTGAGTTAGCAAAAAGAGGATATACCGTTATAGGAATCGATCTATCAGAATCTCAATTAAACAGAGCCAAAGAAAAGGCATCCGCACAGAATTTATCAATTAATTTTGAACTACAAGACGCGAGAAAACTAACTTTGTCGAATGAATTCGATTTAGTAATTATGCTTTGTGAGGGAGGTTTTTCCTTAATGGAAACCGATGAGATGAATTTTCAAATTCTTCGCAATGCAAGCAACGCTTTAAAATCAAAAGGAAAATTAATATTTACCACCTTAAATGGCTTATTTCCCTTATTCCATTCGGTGAAAGAATTTTTCGCTTCAGCAACGAAAGAAGGAAATGCCACTTATAGTAATAATTCATTTGATTTAATGACATTTCGCGATCGTCATACTATCCGGATTGAGGACGATCTTGGTAACACAAAAGAACTGGAATGCAACGAAAGATATTATGTTCCATCGGAAATAACTTGGCTTTTAACAACACTCAATTTCAAAGTTATTGATATATTTGCAGCAAAACTTGGTGCGTTTAGTCGTCAGGATCGATTAACAACTGAAGATTATGAGATGTTGGTAATAGCGGAAAAATAA